In one Myotis daubentonii chromosome 1, mMyoDau2.1, whole genome shotgun sequence genomic region, the following are encoded:
- the LOC132229072 gene encoding putative serpin A13, whose protein sequence is MEAPQWWLLVPALLAVGHCLALANQEDSGPMDPGPLDVPPGPALPCHKLSVSNIDFAFDLYRQLASEAPGENVLFSPVSISWALATLFLEAPAASRAHLLEGLGFNLTLVSEAEIQEGFRDLLRRLPVQGPQLLLTLGQRRFGGLGPGAAPDPAGALHGIREYVEKQTRGQLGAWVDGLSDATAEVLVSHLLLRAGWARPFDPRATSLKEFFVDEHRAVPVPMMRQKARHRFLHDPELQCTVLQMEHAAGATTFFVFPQRGRLRQLEDALLPETLIKWDSQLRTRELDFYFPKFSISSSARLELLPGAAVGGGLPEPGLNISKVAHKAAMTLDEGGTEVAAATSIQLTPGPRPDRDLHASPAPDTEFNRPFLVMTFHTDTGSMLLLGRVVNPLGCCAG, encoded by the exons ATGGAGGCCCCCCAGTGGTGGCTGCTGGTCCCTGCGCTCCTGGCTGTGGGCCATTGCCTGGCCCTGGCCAACCAGGAGGATTCTGGCCCCATGGACCCCGGCCCCCTGGACGTCCCTCCcgggccggccctgccctgccacAAGCTCTCCGTGAGCAACATAGACTTTGCCTTCGACCTCTACCGACAGCTGGCCTCGGAGGCCCCCGGAGAGAACGTGCTCTTCTCCCCCGTGAGCATCTCCTGGGCCTTGGCCACGCTCTTCCTCGAAGCGCCCGCCGCCAGCAGGGCCCACCTCCTGGAGGGCCTGGGCTTCAACCTCACCCTGGTTTCCGAGGCCGAGATCCAGGAGGGCTTCCGGGACCTGCTGCGCAGGCTCCCCGTGCagggcccccagctcctcctgacGCTGGGCCAGCGCAGGTTCGGCGGCCTGGGCCCGGGGGCTGCCCCGGACCCGGCGGGGGCCCTGCACGGCATCCGGGAGTACGTGGAGAAGCAGACCCGGGGGCAGCTTGGCGCCTGGGTGGACGGACTCAGCGATGCCACCGCGGAGGTCCTGGTGAGTCACCTGCTCCTCAGAG CCGGGTGGGCGCGACCCTTTGACCCGAGAGCCACCAGCCTGAAGGAGTTCTTTGTGGACGAGCACAGGGCCGTGCCGGTGCCCATGATGCGGCAGAAGGCTCGCCACCGCTTCCTGCACGACCCCGAGCTGCAGTGCACGGTGCTGCAGATGGAGCACGCCGCCGGCGCCACCACCTTCTTCGTCTTCCCCCAGCGGGGCCGGCTGCGGCAGCTGGAGGACGCCCTGCTGCCCGAGACGCTGATCAAGTGGGACAGTCAGCTCAGGACCAG AGAACTCGATTTCTACTTCCCCAAGTTCTCCATCTCCAGCAGCGCCAGGCTGGAGCTGCTCCCAGGAGCGGCTGTGGGCGGAGGCCTCCCCGAGCCCGGACTGAACATCTCGAAG GTTGCACACAAGGCTGCGATGACTCTGGATGAGGGGGGCACAGAGGTGGCTGCCGCCACCAGCATCCAGCTCACGCCGGGGCCGCGCCCCGACCGCGACCTCCACGCCTCGCCCGCTCCAGACACGGAGTTCAACCGGCCCTTCCTGGTGATGACCTTCCACACGGACACGGGGAGCATGCTTCTCCTGGGGCGGGTTGTGAACCCGCTGGGGTGCTGTGCCGGGTGA